The following proteins come from a genomic window of Acinetobacter baumannii:
- a CDS encoding YfhL family 4Fe-4S dicluster ferredoxin codes for MSLYITDECINCDVCEPVCPNEAIFMGEVIYEINPDLCTECVGHHDQPQCQLFCPVDCIPKDPQHEETEEQLLDKYKRLIAQKSTSN; via the coding sequence GTGTCGTTATATATCACTGATGAATGCATAAACTGCGATGTTTGTGAACCAGTTTGCCCTAATGAAGCGATCTTTATGGGCGAAGTGATTTATGAAATCAATCCGGATTTATGTACAGAGTGCGTTGGTCACCATGACCAGCCACAGTGCCAATTATTTTGTCCAGTAGACTGTATTCCAAAAGATCCGCAGCATGAGGAAACGGAAGAACAGTTACTCGACAAATATAAAAGATTAATTGCTCAAAAAAGCACAAGCAATTAG
- the coaD gene encoding pantetheine-phosphate adenylyltransferase, translating to MSKTRVIYPGTFDPITNGHVDLVTRASRMFDEVVVAIAIGHHKNPLFSLEERVALAQSSLGHLSNVEFVGFDGLLVNFFKEQKATAVLRGLRAVSDFEYEFQLANMNRQLDPHFEAVFLTPSEQYSFISSTLIREIARLKGDVTKFVPQAVVEAFERKHQQGW from the coding sequence ATGTCTAAAACGCGTGTAATTTATCCTGGAACATTTGACCCTATCACGAATGGGCACGTTGATTTAGTTACTAGAGCATCAAGAATGTTTGATGAAGTTGTAGTAGCGATTGCAATTGGACATCATAAAAACCCTTTGTTCAGCTTAGAAGAAAGAGTTGCACTAGCGCAATCATCATTAGGCCATCTATCAAATGTTGAGTTTGTAGGTTTTGATGGTTTGTTGGTTAACTTTTTTAAAGAACAAAAGGCCACAGCAGTACTTCGTGGTTTAAGAGCAGTTTCTGACTTTGAATATGAATTTCAACTGGCCAATATGAACCGTCAGCTTGATCCACATTTCGAGGCGGTGTTTTTAACACCTTCTGAACAGTATTCTTTTATTTCTTCGACATTAATTCGAGAAATTGCTCGTTTAAAAGGAGATGTAACCAAGTTTGTTCCGCAAGCTGTGGTTGAAGCTTTTGAACGTAAACATCAACAAGGTTGGTAA
- a CDS encoding tetratricopeptide repeat protein → MNSRINFNGASIRQYSTTFLLLGSMSSYVYARPVQETYAVHSFDQALQQSMVAEFALAYDDIPTALHNYTVLAIKSNSTTIKQRALDVALEYNDLQAALNIATHWVVQEPKDVPALFYLSHIALKTHEYQLAAETLDKILKIDPTADLEQILASIAPENAQDREVLLTALRSSAEKDNPSILALIANLEAQNGQLEPALSTINRALRRRPKVTSFILMKANLLIALSDQEGALKWYAKSSRKYKKNLDIRLAEVRYLIQINQPQLALEKLEKIIESNPHAEEALFIAGLTSIDLKQYDKAEQYLVDLRNSAKYQNEAYYYLAINAERKQHYETAKAYYRLVDGSLYIVSRRNLIAIYDKQENLHDALRFLTQERVNYPQHASFLYQAQAEILKKMGNKKAALNLLDEAIKNLPDDPELIYAEVLLLDPYTDRDKLDKTLKQLLQLEPNSPTYLNAYAYTLALQNRRLKEARQYAEQALEYAPEQASILDTLGYIAFLQNDYEAAAEALGKAYELSHNINIGIRYAKALYMQGSLTQFSAVLQQLKQKHANDPQLQQLDALILPTSAKKS, encoded by the coding sequence ATGAATAGCCGTATTAATTTTAACGGTGCTTCGATAAGACAGTATTCTACCACATTCTTATTGTTAGGTAGCATGTCCTCATATGTCTATGCACGTCCAGTGCAAGAGACCTATGCCGTGCATTCATTTGATCAGGCTTTACAGCAGAGTATGGTTGCTGAATTTGCCTTAGCTTATGACGATATTCCCACAGCACTGCACAATTACACAGTGCTTGCGATAAAAAGCAACTCAACAACAATTAAACAGCGTGCATTAGACGTTGCACTTGAATATAACGACTTACAAGCTGCATTAAATATTGCAACACATTGGGTTGTTCAAGAGCCTAAAGATGTCCCTGCTTTATTTTATTTATCGCATATTGCGCTAAAAACACATGAATATCAGCTTGCTGCCGAGACTTTAGATAAAATTTTAAAAATAGATCCCACTGCCGATCTTGAACAAATTTTGGCAAGCATTGCACCTGAAAATGCACAGGATCGAGAAGTTTTATTAACCGCTTTACGTTCTAGTGCAGAGAAAGACAACCCATCCATCTTAGCGCTTATTGCCAACCTAGAAGCACAAAATGGTCAGTTAGAACCAGCCTTAAGTACCATTAATCGCGCACTACGCCGTCGCCCTAAAGTGACCAGCTTTATCTTAATGAAAGCCAATTTACTAATCGCACTCAGTGATCAGGAAGGCGCTTTAAAATGGTATGCAAAATCAAGCCGTAAATATAAGAAAAACCTAGACATTCGCCTAGCCGAAGTACGTTACCTCATCCAGATTAATCAACCCCAGCTTGCTCTTGAAAAATTAGAGAAAATTATTGAAAGCAATCCTCATGCTGAAGAGGCTTTGTTTATTGCTGGTTTAACCAGTATTGACCTTAAGCAATATGACAAAGCAGAACAATATCTGGTTGATTTACGCAACTCTGCAAAATATCAAAATGAGGCGTATTACTACTTAGCGATTAATGCTGAAAGAAAACAACATTATGAAACTGCTAAAGCTTACTACCGTTTAGTCGATGGTAGTTTGTATATTGTTTCAAGACGCAATCTCATTGCAATCTATGATAAACAAGAAAACCTACACGATGCTTTACGCTTTTTAACCCAAGAGCGAGTCAATTATCCTCAGCATGCAAGTTTTCTTTACCAAGCTCAAGCTGAAATTTTAAAGAAGATGGGCAATAAAAAAGCTGCATTAAACTTATTAGATGAAGCGATCAAAAACTTACCAGATGATCCGGAGCTCATCTATGCAGAAGTTTTATTATTAGACCCTTATACTGACCGCGATAAACTCGATAAAACACTCAAACAATTATTACAGTTAGAACCCAATAGCCCAACGTATCTAAACGCCTATGCTTATACATTAGCTTTGCAAAATCGTAGGCTTAAGGAAGCACGTCAATATGCTGAACAGGCTTTAGAATATGCCCCTGAACAAGCTTCTATTCTGGATACGCTAGGCTATATCGCATTTTTACAAAATGATTATGAAGCGGCTGCGGAAGCTTTAGGCAAAGCATATGAACTAAGTCATAACATAAATATTGGCATTCGTTACGCTAAGGCACTTTATATGCAAGGATCATTAACTCAGTTCAGTGCCGTGTTACAACAACTGAAACAAAAGCACGCAAATGATCCACAATTACAACAACTTGATGCGTTAATTTTACCTACATCTGCAAAAAAGAGTTAA
- the rluD gene encoding 23S rRNA pseudouridine(1911/1915/1917) synthase RluD: MTSAQSSNTNFSETDFNLLEDSEDADNHTSDTTATRLSLQVQLDESYLGQRIDQVAAMVWSEFSREKLKQWMKEGHLLVNGNIVKPKYRCEGNETLTLNVELEAQTNSQPENIPLDIVYEDEDILVINKPVGMVVHPGAGNTSGTLVNALLYHSPKSAELSRAGLVHRIDKDTSGLLVVAKNLEAQFSLSKQLGDKSVYRIYDLVTYGNIIAGGTIDEPIKRHPVDRVKMAILPGGRDAVTHYNVKERFRDFTRVQAQLETGRTHQIRVHFSYIGHGLVGDQVYMNRVRIPAGASELLIETLRGFKRQALHAAKLGLKHPRTGEEMLFEAPWPEDFTQLVNVLRTENAAY, translated from the coding sequence ATGACTTCAGCACAATCTTCAAACACAAACTTCTCTGAAACAGACTTCAATTTACTAGAAGATTCTGAGGATGCAGATAACCATACTTCTGATACAACTGCAACACGTTTATCGTTGCAAGTTCAGTTAGATGAAAGCTACTTAGGGCAACGTATCGACCAAGTGGCAGCCATGGTGTGGAGTGAGTTTTCACGTGAAAAACTTAAACAATGGATGAAAGAAGGTCATCTGTTGGTAAATGGTAACATTGTCAAACCTAAATATCGTTGCGAAGGCAATGAAACGCTAACTTTAAATGTTGAGCTTGAAGCACAGACCAACAGTCAACCAGAAAATATTCCACTCGATATTGTTTACGAAGATGAAGATATTTTAGTCATTAATAAACCGGTAGGTATGGTGGTTCATCCGGGCGCAGGTAATACCTCGGGTACTTTGGTCAATGCTTTGCTTTACCATTCACCTAAGTCAGCCGAGCTTTCACGTGCTGGTCTAGTACATCGTATTGATAAAGATACCAGTGGTTTACTAGTTGTTGCTAAAAATCTCGAAGCACAATTTTCTTTGAGTAAACAATTGGGAGATAAATCTGTTTATCGTATTTATGACTTAGTCACTTATGGCAATATTATTGCAGGTGGCACAATCGATGAGCCGATTAAAAGACATCCGGTTGACCGTGTAAAAATGGCAATTTTGCCGGGTGGGCGTGATGCTGTAACGCACTATAACGTGAAAGAGCGTTTTAGAGACTTTACCCGTGTACAAGCGCAACTTGAGACTGGCCGTACCCACCAGATTCGCGTTCACTTTAGTTATATTGGACATGGTTTGGTCGGTGATCAAGTTTATATGAACCGTGTACGTATTCCGGCAGGGGCATCTGAGTTACTCATCGAAACTTTACGCGGTTTTAAACGCCAAGCACTTCATGCTGCTAAATTGGGATTAAAACACCCTCGTACTGGTGAAGAAATGTTATTCGAAGCACCATGGCCTGAAGATTTTACGCAGTTGGTTAATGTTTTACGTACAGAAAACGCTGCATATTAA
- a CDS encoding outer membrane protein assembly factor BamD, with translation MSLPRYKITMLALSLGVASAFVGCSSNPSKKEVVDTGPQSSEQAYFDKAQKALDRGQYLDATKSLEAIDTYYPTGQYAQQAQLELLYSKFKQKDYEGAIALAERFIRLNPQHPNVDYAYYVRGVSNMEMNYDSLLRYTSLQQSHRDVSYLKVAYQNFVDLIRRFPSSQYSVDAAQRMKFIGQELAESEMNAARFNVKRKAWIAAAERSQWVIEHYPQTPQVPEALATLAYSYDQLGDKATSQQYIEVLKLNYPSLVNKNGTVNMRAARKEGNWINRATLGILGRESKSVTPDTTTSSEAEPKRSLLNRVSFGLIGNSGKEETEETTNTPVEAPKSERSWTNRLSFGLLDKPEPKAAEGATIAPATSSSEAPSASPADNEADDAAQ, from the coding sequence ATGTCGCTACCACGTTATAAAATTACGATGCTTGCCTTATCTTTAGGTGTAGCGTCTGCATTTGTGGGCTGTAGCAGCAATCCAAGTAAAAAAGAAGTGGTCGATACTGGCCCTCAATCTAGTGAACAAGCATATTTTGACAAGGCTCAAAAAGCTCTTGATCGTGGTCAATATCTTGACGCTACCAAATCTTTAGAAGCGATTGATACTTATTATCCAACTGGACAATACGCACAACAAGCACAACTTGAACTTCTCTATTCAAAATTTAAGCAAAAAGATTATGAAGGTGCGATTGCACTCGCAGAACGTTTTATTCGTTTAAATCCTCAGCATCCAAATGTAGATTATGCTTACTACGTACGTGGCGTATCTAATATGGAGATGAACTACGATAGCTTGTTGCGTTACACCTCTTTGCAACAATCTCACCGTGATGTGAGTTATTTAAAAGTTGCATATCAAAACTTTGTTGATCTTATCCGTCGCTTCCCAAGTAGCCAGTATTCTGTCGATGCAGCACAGCGTATGAAGTTTATTGGACAAGAGCTTGCTGAAAGTGAAATGAATGCAGCGCGTTTTAACGTTAAACGTAAAGCGTGGATTGCCGCGGCTGAACGTTCACAATGGGTGATTGAACACTACCCGCAAACACCTCAAGTACCAGAAGCTTTAGCAACTTTGGCATATAGCTATGACCAATTAGGTGATAAGGCAACTTCGCAACAATACATCGAAGTTTTAAAACTTAATTATCCGAGCCTTGTCAATAAAAACGGCACTGTCAACATGCGTGCTGCACGTAAAGAAGGTAACTGGATCAACCGTGCAACCTTAGGTATTCTTGGTCGTGAATCTAAGTCTGTAACACCAGATACGACTACTTCTTCTGAAGCTGAACCAAAACGTAGTCTACTAAACCGCGTAAGCTTTGGTTTAATTGGTAACTCGGGTAAAGAAGAAACTGAAGAAACAACTAACACACCTGTTGAAGCACCAAAAAGTGAACGTAGTTGGACTAATCGCTTAAGCTTCGGTTTACTAGATAAACCTGAGCCAAAAGCAGCAGAAGGCGCAACAATTGCACCAGCAACGTCTTCGAGTGAAGCACCGAGTGCCTCACCAGCAGATAACGAAGCAGATGACGCTGCTCAATAA
- the pgeF gene encoding peptidoglycan editing factor PgeF, with amino-acid sequence MEFVQGLPQGVFVGQTRVHHPLALPAEQTELTGFNLALHVKDEAQRVQQHRMMLLDEFAQFGVKKMTWMTQTHSTICHTVNEQIPFTALIGDGLITQTKGHALMMMTADCLPVVLGNAEGTEIVNLHAGWRGLAGGIIENTVAAMQSPPTWAWLGAAISQPCFEIGAEVKTAFCSKYPELETAFIDGAAPNKFHADLYAIARFILQSLGVEKVLGGDQCSYQQQDEYFSYRRDAKTGRMATFVFM; translated from the coding sequence ATGGAATTTGTTCAAGGTTTACCTCAAGGCGTATTCGTAGGGCAGACACGAGTTCATCACCCTTTGGCATTACCAGCAGAGCAAACAGAGCTAACAGGTTTTAATCTTGCTTTGCACGTTAAAGACGAAGCTCAGCGTGTCCAGCAGCATCGGATGATGCTGTTAGATGAATTTGCTCAGTTTGGGGTTAAAAAAATGACATGGATGACCCAAACACATAGCACGATTTGCCATACAGTAAATGAACAAATTCCCTTTACAGCTTTAATTGGCGACGGCTTGATTACGCAAACCAAAGGTCATGCGTTAATGATGATGACAGCCGATTGTTTACCAGTCGTGCTTGGTAATGCTGAAGGTACAGAAATTGTTAACTTACATGCAGGTTGGCGAGGTTTAGCGGGAGGTATTATTGAAAATACAGTCGCTGCAATGCAGAGTCCTCCAACATGGGCATGGTTGGGTGCAGCGATTAGTCAACCTTGCTTTGAAATTGGAGCAGAGGTAAAAACTGCTTTTTGTAGTAAATATCCTGAATTGGAAACTGCATTTATTGATGGGGCAGCTCCAAATAAATTTCATGCTGATTTGTATGCAATTGCTCGTTTTATCTTACAGAGCCTAGGAGTTGAAAAAGTTTTAGGGGGAGATCAGTGTTCATACCAACAGCAAGATGAATATTTTTCTTACCGCCGTGATGCTAAAACTGGCCGTATGGCAACTTTTGTTTTTATGTAG
- a CDS encoding flavodoxin family protein, with translation MSLPEKHLSIVYHSPYGHTAKVASAIASGAEVMGVKVHVMNIEHIDWDVLDASQGIIFGSPTYMGSVTADFKKFMDSTSKRWKNRLWQGKLAAGFANSGGLSGDKLAVLQQLNIFAMQHGMLWSGLPLMTTGHTETDLNRLSSCLGLMTQSDNAPVEITPPQGDLDTAKWFGEYIAGLLYRLN, from the coding sequence ATGTCTTTGCCTGAAAAACATCTCTCTATTGTCTATCACAGTCCCTATGGTCACACTGCAAAGGTAGCGTCTGCTATCGCAAGTGGCGCCGAAGTGATGGGCGTCAAAGTACATGTGATGAATATTGAGCATATTGATTGGGATGTTTTAGATGCCTCACAGGGCATTATTTTTGGTTCCCCAACTTATATGGGAAGCGTAACTGCCGATTTTAAAAAGTTTATGGATAGTACATCTAAACGTTGGAAAAATCGTTTATGGCAGGGTAAGTTAGCAGCGGGTTTTGCAAATTCGGGCGGTTTAAGTGGTGATAAACTAGCGGTTCTGCAACAACTTAACATTTTTGCGATGCAGCACGGCATGTTGTGGTCAGGTTTACCTTTAATGACAACAGGCCATACTGAAACCGATTTAAACCGTTTATCGAGCTGTTTAGGGTTGATGACTCAATCAGATAATGCACCTGTTGAAATTACACCGCCGCAAGGTGATTTAGATACTGCTAAATGGTTTGGTGAATATATTGCTGGGCTTTTATATAGATTAAATTAG
- the smpB gene encoding SsrA-binding protein SmpB — MAKATVVKKHNGGTIAQNKRARHDYFIEEKFEAGMSLLGWEVKSLRAGRMSLTESYVIFKNGEAFLFGAQIQPLLSASTHIVPEATRTRKLLLSRRELEKLMGAVNQKGYSCVPLACYWKGHLVKLEIALVKGKQLHDKRATEKERDWQRDKARIFHK, encoded by the coding sequence ATGGCGAAAGCAACAGTAGTAAAGAAACATAATGGCGGAACCATCGCACAAAACAAACGTGCCCGTCATGATTATTTTATCGAAGAAAAATTTGAAGCTGGCATGTCTTTACTAGGCTGGGAAGTAAAATCTTTACGTGCCGGTCGTATGAGTTTGACAGAAAGTTATGTCATTTTTAAAAATGGTGAAGCATTCTTATTTGGTGCTCAGATTCAACCACTCCTTTCTGCATCTACACATATTGTGCCGGAAGCTACACGTACACGAAAATTATTATTATCTCGTCGTGAACTTGAAAAGCTTATGGGTGCGGTGAACCAAAAAGGTTATTCGTGCGTTCCATTAGCATGTTACTGGAAAGGTCATCTGGTTAAGCTTGAAATTGCACTCGTGAAAGGTAAACAACTTCACGATAAACGTGCGACTGAAAAAGAACGTGACTGGCAACGTGATAAAGCACGTATATTTCATAAGTAA
- the hemA gene encoding glutamyl-tRNA reductase encodes MSFFALGVNHQTASVELREQIAFNAERLSNLLAEQRHHESLKDLVVVSTCNRTEVYAMAEDAESLLKWLADANNIDVKQLIHHVYRYENAQAITHLMRVASGLDSLMLGEPQILGQVKSALALSKEAQTVSPELNSVFEYAFYAAKRVRSETAVGSHAVSMGYAVAQLALQVFSKPEKLTVMVVAAGEMNSLVAKHLAEMGVAKMIICNRSRERADQLAQEIAHQVEVEIIDFSDLAENLYRADVVSSCTGSLHQVIAYADVKTALKKRRYQQMLMVDLAVPRDIDPKVESLDGVYLYGVDDLQSVIDENLAQRRQAAVEAEVMVNQLATQLITHQKVKEAGSKIHAYRQHSEEISQRELTHALEALHHGGNPEQVLQQFAHRLTQKLIHPTSMLLREAAKAESPDYFEWLQQHLQDVFDHERKPKR; translated from the coding sequence ATGTCTTTCTTTGCATTGGGTGTCAACCATCAAACAGCTTCTGTAGAACTCCGCGAGCAAATTGCTTTCAATGCAGAGCGATTAAGTAATTTGCTTGCCGAACAACGTCATCACGAGTCTTTAAAAGACTTAGTGGTTGTCTCAACGTGTAACCGTACAGAAGTCTACGCCATGGCGGAAGATGCCGAAAGCCTTCTGAAATGGTTAGCCGATGCCAATAATATTGATGTAAAGCAGTTAATTCATCATGTTTATCGTTACGAAAATGCTCAAGCCATCACACATTTAATGCGTGTAGCAAGTGGTTTGGACTCACTCATGTTGGGCGAACCGCAAATTTTAGGGCAGGTGAAAAGTGCTCTAGCATTGTCTAAAGAAGCGCAAACAGTTTCTCCAGAATTAAATAGTGTATTTGAGTACGCTTTTTACGCCGCTAAACGTGTGCGCTCTGAAACAGCTGTAGGTAGTCATGCCGTTTCAATGGGTTATGCAGTTGCCCAGCTCGCTTTACAGGTTTTTAGTAAACCTGAAAAACTAACGGTTATGGTGGTTGCTGCAGGCGAAATGAACAGCCTTGTTGCCAAGCATTTAGCTGAAATGGGCGTCGCCAAGATGATTATTTGTAATCGTAGCCGTGAACGTGCCGATCAATTGGCCCAAGAAATTGCACATCAAGTTGAAGTTGAGATTATTGATTTTTCAGATTTGGCTGAGAATCTATATCGTGCCGATGTTGTTTCAAGTTGTACGGGTAGTTTGCATCAGGTTATTGCTTATGCAGATGTCAAAACTGCATTAAAAAAACGCCGTTATCAGCAAATGTTAATGGTCGATTTAGCTGTACCGCGTGATATTGACCCTAAAGTAGAGTCGCTTGATGGAGTGTATTTATACGGTGTAGATGATCTACAAAGTGTGATTGATGAAAACTTGGCTCAACGTCGTCAAGCGGCTGTTGAAGCTGAGGTGATGGTTAATCAGTTAGCCACCCAGCTAATTACGCATCAAAAAGTCAAAGAGGCGGGCAGTAAAATTCATGCTTATCGCCAACATAGTGAAGAAATTAGCCAGCGAGAGCTTACCCATGCATTAGAGGCTCTGCATCATGGTGGAAATCCTGAGCAAGTGTTGCAGCAATTTGCCCATCGTTTGACGCAAAAACTAATACATCCGACCTCTATGTTGTTGCGTGAAGCTGCAAAAGCAGAGAGCCCAGACTATTTTGAATGGTTACAGCAGCATTTACAGGATGTATTTGATCATGAGCGAAAACCCAAACGTTAA
- a CDS encoding DNA primase, whose amino-acid sequence MAIPQHTIDQILDRTDIVDLIGQRVKLKKTGRTYSGCCPFHQEKTPSFHVYRDKQYYHCFGCQANGNAIRFLMDIDNRNFIDVMKELSSNTGVELPKDNTDNKKLSYTRQVTKPSTPPKTVAEPTTQAPIEDQYNTFEPVYFDDPFAQFEQPFSFDEPVQEGNLYDLLENVAQFYEHQLPTSQKAKNYFKQRGLSDQTIQFWRLGYAPEDWQHLEKAFPYDIEGLKQLGLIRSSDSGRDFDLLRDRVIFPIRDPKGRVVGFGGRALNDEIKPKYINSPDSEVFHKNQLLYGLYEGRKLKANDWLMVEGYMDVIALQQYGITGAVATLGTASNTEHLNILFKQNNRITIAFDGDAAGQKAARRTLEIALPLLNDGRELKFFVLPNDHDPDSLIRREGVENFQKLLQQAPLLSDFVFAHLTGQHDISTPEGKSLVMGELRELTELLPKQGSFRYLLTQSFREKLGLGKRFTPQISHDASLSFNIQTKDEDFAIAILMHHPFLYIHFEGLRAYIPQDELLAKILAILNRIFDELPDDQELATYYVLGACSSYCHEIADIMQRTNIQALTQAPEVADKLAKEYALGLQERYLRQKLKSKISLVESRNLRQQLNELTKQISLRLLS is encoded by the coding sequence ATGGCAATTCCACAGCATACGATTGATCAGATCTTAGATCGCACAGATATTGTCGATCTAATTGGTCAACGTGTGAAACTGAAAAAAACCGGACGAACTTATTCTGGTTGTTGCCCTTTTCATCAAGAGAAAACGCCTTCTTTCCATGTTTACCGCGATAAACAGTATTATCACTGCTTTGGCTGTCAGGCGAACGGAAATGCTATTCGCTTCCTAATGGACATTGATAACCGGAACTTTATTGATGTGATGAAGGAATTATCGAGTAATACGGGAGTCGAATTACCAAAAGATAATACTGATAATAAAAAACTGTCTTATACACGCCAAGTTACAAAACCATCAACACCGCCCAAAACGGTTGCTGAACCGACTACTCAAGCACCTATAGAAGATCAGTACAATACGTTTGAACCCGTATATTTTGATGATCCCTTTGCCCAGTTTGAACAGCCATTTAGCTTTGATGAGCCAGTACAAGAAGGTAATTTATATGACCTTCTAGAAAATGTTGCCCAGTTTTATGAACATCAATTACCGACTAGTCAAAAAGCTAAAAATTACTTTAAGCAACGCGGTTTAAGTGACCAGACTATTCAGTTCTGGCGTTTAGGTTATGCTCCTGAAGACTGGCAGCATCTGGAAAAAGCTTTCCCTTATGATATTGAGGGCTTAAAGCAGCTTGGCCTCATCCGTTCAAGCGATAGTGGTCGTGACTTCGACCTTTTACGTGATCGTGTTATTTTTCCAATTCGGGACCCTAAAGGCCGTGTAGTTGGCTTTGGTGGTCGTGCGCTCAATGATGAAATTAAACCTAAATACATCAACTCGCCCGATTCGGAAGTATTCCACAAAAATCAATTACTATATGGGCTATATGAAGGCCGAAAATTAAAAGCAAATGACTGGTTAATGGTCGAAGGATATATGGATGTCATTGCTTTACAGCAATATGGCATTACTGGTGCAGTTGCGACTTTAGGAACAGCAAGTAATACCGAACACCTTAATATCTTATTTAAACAAAATAACCGGATTACGATTGCTTTTGACGGGGATGCTGCAGGTCAAAAGGCCGCACGCCGAACTTTAGAAATTGCATTACCCTTACTCAATGATGGTCGTGAGCTCAAATTCTTTGTATTGCCAAATGACCATGACCCTGACTCTTTAATCCGCCGTGAAGGGGTGGAAAATTTCCAGAAGCTTCTACAGCAAGCTCCTTTACTTTCTGACTTTGTTTTTGCTCATCTTACTGGGCAACATGACATTAGTACGCCCGAAGGTAAAAGTCTTGTTATGGGCGAATTAAGAGAATTGACCGAGTTATTGCCAAAACAAGGGTCTTTTCGCTATCTACTAACCCAATCTTTCCGTGAAAAATTAGGCTTAGGTAAGCGCTTCACTCCACAAATTAGCCACGATGCATCACTATCTTTTAATATTCAAACGAAAGATGAAGACTTTGCAATTGCAATTTTGATGCACCATCCGTTTCTTTATATTCATTTTGAAGGATTAAGGGCTTATATTCCGCAAGATGAGCTGTTGGCTAAAATATTAGCAATTTTAAACCGTATATTTGACGAATTGCCTGATGACCAAGAACTAGCTACCTACTATGTTTTAGGTGCTTGTAGCAGTTATTGCCATGAAATTGCAGATATTATGCAAAGGACCAATATTCAAGCCTTAACTCAAGCACCGGAAGTAGCAGATAAACTCGCAAAAGAATATGCTTTAGGCTTACAAGAAAGATATTTACGTCAAAAACTAAAATCTAAAATCTCATTAGTTGAGTCAAGAAACTTAAGACAACAACTCAATGAACTTACCAAACAGATTAGCTTAAGGCTTCTTTCTTAA